The following is a genomic window from Aythya fuligula isolate bAytFul2 chromosome 7, bAytFul2.pri, whole genome shotgun sequence.
ttttcctgtaattttatAAGCTCAAGAGACTAGTGATATTACTTTGTAAAGGACCTAATGATGGTATTTGGACTGCAAAAGGCTGCTAttagtttaaaaagaagaagTTACGATGACTAACAGACACTGTAACTAATAGGCCAACCAAACACACaggaatatttaaaagcaactgcaaagaaataaatctctgaGATGGTTAGATTTGTTAGGACCTTCTCCAGCCCCTCGCTCCTACGACAGACCATAGAGCAGCACTTAGATAATAGCTTTCTCGATGCGTCTTATCTTTACaactaagaaagaaagaaaacaataataataaagggcTTGCACAATGCTGCTGTTTTATGATTGTCTTATACCACGACATGTCAGAGGAGAGTGACAGCAGTTTTGAAAAGGGCTGTCAGTCAGCTGGATTGCAGATGGGACGCTCTGATGACCTCTGCGGGTCACAGTTCAGCCAGCGACATAATGGGATGAATAGTGTGAATTGTGCACACAAGCTGTATTAATAGGGGAGCAGAAAGAGCTGCAGGCCCATTGACGATAACGTATAAAAGCTATGTTTGTAATAGTGTGCACACACACTTACTGAATGTTGACAACTTCATTTTAATCCgttaataaaaaaatgtgtgtcCTAGTTAAGCTGCGGCAGTGATTTGCTGCCTACAATAGGGATTCCTAGTATGCCATTTCTATCATTTTCACACTTTAATGCAGAACTGGGTGTGAATGATCTCCTCTGTGATCACTGAATTTTAAGATAGCCGTTCTGGAGAGACTGCATTTTCGTCtttatgtaagaaaaaacaTAGGATCTTTGTGCAGTTTTCATAGGTAAAGTTGGCTAGCGAGAGAAATTTCTATAGCCTTATTGTTTGTGCTACGAAATCTGCTCTTCTGCGTTTGCctaattaatttcaaaagaatatAACCTCAGTGTTTAGCTATCTGTTGAAGCCACTGGTGCCTCTAGTCAGGTTACAAAcatctgctgttttgaaatgccTTATTATGACACTGGCAGGGATGTTGTATTTCTTAATGTTTCCAGGAGGTACGTTTCTTTGTTTGACTCTGATACCTGGTATTAGAGCTCTCACATTCCAACAAGGTGATTGACAAGTACATCTCTAGGAGTAGTAAATAGTGTACTGTGTATGATCTTATTAACAGCCTGCCAAAATGCACAGCATTCTTATTACTGTCTATTGTATCATTTTATTAGGTTTCATCAGAACAAGAGAAGGATCAAGAATCAGCAGACCAGAAAAATTTCCCGGAACATCCTACAGCGGGAGAGATGAAACAGCCTGTGCAAGGCCCTCCATCTCTTGTACCAGAGGCAGCTCGGCCTCTGCCTCTGGAGAAGACAGATTTGACGGAAAACAGCTCAAACAGTGAGAAAGCCAAGGAGGATGTTCCTCACTCGTCCTCTTTCTCAAGTGTATCTGTGCCCCCAGAAGAAGATACTATGCTGGATGCCACTGTCACGAAACGAATGCACCCCTCAGCAGATGCCCTGGAAGACTCAAAGCTGGAACAAAGAATACACAAAACTTTTAATGAGAGCTTAGAAAGTGAACCTTCAGAAATGCCCTTCACAGCTTTTCCAGTCCAGCTGCCCGCTCAAAGTGACATGGAAGATGACAAATTGCCAGAGATGGCTGATTACATCGCAAACTGCACGGTGAAAGTGGATCAGCTGGGAAACGAAGATATCCACAACGCACTGAAGCAAACGCCCAAAGTACTGGTGGTCCAGAACTTCGACATGTTCAAAGAAAAGGAGCTGCCTGGGTCCATGAATGAAGACTCCACTTTCGGTTACACACCACTGCTCTACTCGAAGGGTAATCCAGGCATCATGTCACCCCtagcaaagaaaaagctgctgtcGCAGGTCAGTGGGGCAGCCTTGTCATGTAGTTATCCTTATGGTTCTCCTCCACCTTTGATTAGCAAAAAGAAAttgagcagcagagatgaactGTCCTCAAGCATATCACAAGGTCCCCACATCCCGAATTCTGATCCCATAGCAATTAATAGGCCATCAGTCATACAACATGTACAGAGTTTTAAAaccaaggaagaaaggaaatcaatTAATGACGTTTTTAAACATGACATGCTAAGTAAACCGGATCCTCAGCGCtgtgatttttcaaaacatcaCCTCGGTTCTCTTGCTGAGTCGTACGTACCGAAGACAGATATCCAGGACTGCAAAGATAAAATGAGTGAGAAaagggcactgcagcactccCATGTGCCCACTTTCTTGGCAGATTTTTATTCATCACCTCATCTGCACAGCCTTTATAGGCACACAGAACACCACCTTAATAACGAACAGACATCAAAGTACCTCCCCCGGGACATGTTCAGAgagtctgaaaatatttctacttttacTCAACACAAACACCAAGAAaaactaaatttaaattatCACCCATCTTTGcatcagcaagaaaaaaaggcGTCAGTGGAAGCCTCTTCAGATGATCAGCCAACAGATTTGAGTCTTCCAAAGAGCGTACACAAACAGACTGCAAAGGCTCCCGGCTCCAGCCTCTCTCATTCATCTATGGCCCAGCAAGAAGGCAAAGGTATCTCCCCATTCCAGGCTGCGAGCAGCCAGGCAGTGAGCCTAGACTGTAACCCCAAAGCTTGCCGTGTGTCCCCCATGGCCATGACAGCCCCTAAAAAACACAGCGAGTTGCTCCACAGgtctgggaagcagcaggcgCAGAGACTGGAGAATCTGAGGAAGATGGAGGGCATGGTGCATCCTATCATCGGCCGCAGGACGAGCCCTCAAACCATCGGGGCTGCCCGGCCTTTGAAGCGGAGCCTGGAGGACTTGGACAAAGTCATTTCCGAAAAAAAAATCCGAGCTGTCTCTCCTCTGCACTTATCCAAGGAGACCTCGGCGAAAGAAAAGGTTCCCGATGCAGAGGGGGAAGGCAGCAAGCCACTGCACGGCCTGCATTCAGGCAGCGTGCTGGAGAGCCACAAATTTCCCCTCTCGGCCCCGATCTTCCCAGGCTTGTATCCAGGAACCCTGTGCACAGGGCTGAACAATCGCCTCCCGCCTGGGTATTCCCATCCTTTACAGTACTTGAAAAACCAGACCGTGCTCTCCCCACTAATGCAGCCCTTGGCTCTTCATTCCTTCATGGTGCAGAGACAGTTCCTCACGTCCCCTACGAATTCTCAGCAACTGTATAGACACTTAGCCGCAGCAACACCTGTAGGAAGTTCGTACGGTGACCTTTTGCATAACAGCATTTATCCTTTAGCTGCTATAAACCCTCAAGCTGCATTTCCACCTTCCCAGCTGTCCTCTGTACATCCCAGCACAAAACTGTAAATCCCCTCACTCgcaaaaaaaagtctgagaaaaaaaaaaaaaaaagttcagttaGCGACATTCCTTCCTCTGTGACGATGTCTCGCAGATTTAGCGATCTGTATTTTTGTCAACCAGGACGCAGTCGTATCCCGCGTAGCGGAAAGCTCCAGAGTGTGATCAAGACAGGACTGCTTCTTTAATTCTGGCTCCACATCAGCCCCCTCTCCCCTCGCCCCCGCCCcggcaaaacaacaacaacacacaaacacacacaaaaaaaaagtctttggaTTTTGCCtatgtgttttctgaaaggaCTTGTGTATGGTAAGAGCAAATGTTCAAAGGGAGCCGTGGAAATGCAGGCCCAGTCCTGAGCTCACTGAAATGGGAGGTGAcgtttgcatttgcttttcattgaGCCAGGGACCAGAGGCTGAGCGTTGTTGCAAATGAGTCAAGGACTCGAGATGAACCTGGCAAGGAGAAGAGGGCCGAGAATCCACACAATCATTGGATGTGCTTTTTTGGGTAACTTTTCCTGACTTTTAAAGATTCAATCAATGCAATGTATAGTAAAACGGCaatagatttttcattttaacactATTAGAACAGAAGGGTAAACACTGTTTAATTTGACTGTACATATCCACTTCGTAAACTACCAGTGTCACATTTGGTCACAATAATTTATATAGTTTTGTTTGTCCAGTATATTCTGTGCTCTTTATGTTcgtttcttgttttgtttttggttttcttttttttttttttaaattaaacagtaTCATTTTATCTGCaactttttttaaaggctgtggctgtcctaattttttttatgtgtttgtaattttccagtttcttcatACTTGGAGCAgcgtttttgttttatttttgtggtaaCGTTTACTGTTTACAAACTGAAGCAACTGGTTCAGATTCATTTTAACAGATACAAACACACTGTAGGTAATATTACGGTGCAAGGACGCAAGCAAGGTTCCTTTCCCTACGGCCCAGtcctgcagggtgctgagcacctccCGCTCTCCTCGTGCTGTTGCGGTGGCTCACGCGCTGCTTTCCCCCTCCCACCGAGCTTTGCTTTCCCGTATCGTGGTCTGTGAACTTGTCAAGAGTCGCACTTACCTTACCTAGGCTGTGAAACCCTCCTGTGTACCAgatctagaaaacaaaacctcactGACACGAGCTGCTGGATGGCAGAGGAGTCCAGAAAACAGATCTGTGGTTGGCGAGAACGCCAAGAAGTTCAGAAGTTAGGACAGGAGCCCGTGCTGGTTTGAACCAGAGGTGGCCGGGTCCCGTGCCATGGGCCAAGCTCGGTGGGATGGGTTGGGGTTGTGCTGGGACTGTCCTTCCACACCCCGCGGGCACCGCAGCCCTCccaagccaggagcagaggggctgggttTGATAACGAAAGAGCTTTCCTGTGGATGTGTGTTCACGTTGAAGGACGTCACCGCCACGCAGCTGAGCGTAGACATCGCTAAAGAGAAGTGTGGCTTGGAGGCTTTTTACAATGTGAAAATTGGTTGTGATTCAAACCATCTCAGTTACTGCTCAAAGACAGCGTAATCGATACGAAAACAAACATGGAAACTACTAAGAAACACTTTGCATGCTAGGCATGTCATTAAATTTTCCCGTGATATGAAGCCAAATACAATATATAATGTATCATAGTTAATATCCAAAGGTGGAAACCAGAATAATATACTCGTCTACTGTTAAAGATCCAGCTTCTTCAATTAAATACTTTATATTCCT
Proteins encoded in this region:
- the ARID5B gene encoding AT-rich interactive domain-containing protein 5B isoform X2 → MERSALQWVGAPCGSHGPYVFYRAFRFQRRGGGGRARVLSLGDFFFVRCRAEEPACIAELQLLWEERTSRQLLSSAKLYFLPEDTPQGRTSDHGEDEVIAVSEKVTVKLEDLAKWAQSDFSKWKCGFRAEPVKPMDVGKNGQKEALMRYRQSTLNSGLNFKDILKEKADLGEDDEDSNLLILSYPQYCRYRSMLKRIQDKPSSILTDEFVLALGGIAVTSKNPQIFYCRDTFDHPTLIENESICDEFAPNLKGRPRKKKPCPQRRDSLNGIKDSNNNSESKAVAKVKCEAKSALPKPKSNNSNCKKGSSEDKSKIAVGEECRADEQAFLVALYKYMKERKTPIERIPYLGFKQINLWTMFQAAQKLGGYETITARRQWKHIYDELGGNPGSTSAATCTRRHYERLILPYERFIKGEEDKPLPPVKPRKQDNSSQEGEVKTKVSGTKRIKNENQKSKKEKDNAQKPQDASEVSSEQEKDQESADQKNFPEHPTAGEMKQPVQGPPSLVPEAARPLPLEKTDLTENSSNSEKAKEDVPHSSSFSSVSVPPEEDTMLDATVTKRMHPSADALEDSKLEQRIHKTFNESLESEPSEMPFTAFPVQLPAQSDMEDDKLPEMADYIANCTVKVDQLGNEDIHNALKQTPKVLVVQNFDMFKEKELPGSMNEDSTFGYTPLLYSKGNPGIMSPLAKKKLLSQVSGAALSCSYPYGSPPPLISKKKLSSRDELSSSISQGPHIPNSDPIAINRPSVIQHVQSFKTKEERKSINDVFKHDMLSKPDPQRCDFSKHHLGSLAESYVPKTDIQDCKDKMSEKRALQHSHVPTFLADFYSSPHLHSLYRHTEHHLNNEQTSKYLPRDMFRESENISTFTQHKHQEKLNLNYHPSLHQQEKKASVEASSDDQPTDLSLPKSVHKQTAKAPGSSLSHSSMAQQEGKGISPFQAASSQAVSLDCNPKACRVSPMAMTAPKKHSELLHRSGKQQAQRLENLRKMEGMVHPIIGRRTSPQTIGAARPLKRSLEDLDKVISEKKIRAVSPLHLSKETSAKEKVPDAEGEGSKPLHGLHSGSVLESHKFPLSAPIFPGLYPGTLCTGLNNRLPPGYSHPLQYLKNQTVLSPLMQPLALHSFMVQRQFLTSPTNSQQLYRHLAAATPVGSSYGDLLHNSIYPLAAINPQAAFPPSQLSSVHPSTKL
- the ARID5B gene encoding AT-rich interactive domain-containing protein 5B isoform X3; this encodes MERSALQWVGAPCGSHGPYVFYRAFRFQRRGGGGRARVLSLGDFFFVRCRAEEPACIAELQLLWEERTSRQLLSSAKLYFLPEDTPQGRTSDHGEDEVIAVSEKVTVKLEDLAKWAQSDFSKWKCGFRAEPVKPMDVGKNGQKEALMRYRQSTLNSGLNFKDILKEKADLGEDDEDSNLLILSYPQYCRYRSMLKRIQDKPSSILTDEFVLALGGIAVTSKNPQIFYCRDTFDHPTLIENESICDEFAPNLKGRPRKKKPCPQRRDSLNGIKDSNNNSESKAVAKVKCEAKSALPKPKSNNSNCKKGSSEDKSKIAVGEECRADEQAFLVALYKYMKERKTPIERIPYLGFKQTAQKLGGYETITARRQWKHIYDELGGNPGSTSAATCTRRHYERLILPYERFIKGEEDKPLPPVKPRKQDNSSQEGEVKTKVSGTKRIKNENQKSKKEKDNAQKPQDASEVSSEQEKDQESADQKNFPEHPTAGEMKQPVQGPPSLVPEAARPLPLEKTDLTENSSNSEKAKEDVPHSSSFSSVSVPPEEDTMLDATVTKRMHPSADALEDSKLEQRIHKTFNESLESEPSEMPFTAFPVQLPAQSDMEDDKLPEMADYIANCTVKVDQLGNEDIHNALKQTPKVLVVQNFDMFKEKELPGSMNEDSTFGYTPLLYSKGNPGIMSPLAKKKLLSQVSGAALSCSYPYGSPPPLISKKKLSSRDELSSSISQGPHIPNSDPIAINRPSVIQHVQSFKTKEERKSINDVFKHDMLSKPDPQRCDFSKHHLGSLAESYVPKTDIQDCKDKMSEKRALQHSHVPTFLADFYSSPHLHSLYRHTEHHLNNEQTSKYLPRDMFRESENISTFTQHKHQEKLNLNYHPSLHQQEKKASVEASSDDQPTDLSLPKSVHKQTAKAPGSSLSHSSMAQQEGKGISPFQAASSQAVSLDCNPKACRVSPMAMTAPKKHSELLHRSGKQQAQRLENLRKMEGMVHPIIGRRTSPQTIGAARPLKRSLEDLDKVISEKKIRAVSPLHLSKETSAKEKVPDAEGEGSKPLHGLHSGSVLESHKFPLSAPIFPGLYPGTLCTGLNNRLPPGYSHPLQYLKNQTVLSPLMQPLALHSFMVQRQFLTSPTNSQQLYRHLAAATPVGSSYGDLLHNSIYPLAAINPQAAFPPSQLSSVHPSTKL
- the ARID5B gene encoding AT-rich interactive domain-containing protein 5B isoform X4, yielding MLKRIQDKPSSILTDEFVLALGGIAVTSKNPQIFYCRDTFDHPTLIENESICDEFAPNLKGRPRKKKPCPQRRDSLNGIKDSNNNSESKAVAKVKCEAKSALPKPKSNNSNCKKGSSEDKSKIAVGEECRADEQAFLVALYKYMKERKTPIERIPYLGFKQINLWTMFQAAQKLGGYETITARRQWKHIYDELGGNPGSTSAATCTRRHYERLILPYERFIKGEEDKPLPPVKPRKQDNSSQEGEVKTKVSGTKRIKNENQKSKKEKDNAQKPQDASEVSSEQEKDQESADQKNFPEHPTAGEMKQPVQGPPSLVPEAARPLPLEKTDLTENSSNSEKAKEDVPHSSSFSSVSVPPEEDTMLDATVTKRMHPSADALEDSKLEQRIHKTFNESLESEPSEMPFTAFPVQLPAQSDMEDDKLPEMADYIANCTVKVDQLGNEDIHNALKQTPKVLVVQNFDMFKEKELPGSMNEDSTFGYTPLLYSKGNPGIMSPLAKKKLLSQVSGAALSCSYPYGSPPPLISKKKLSSRDELSSSISQGPHIPNSDPIAINRPSVIQHVQSFKTKEERKSINDVFKHDMLSKPDPQRCDFSKHHLGSLAESYVPKTDIQDCKDKMSEKRALQHSHVPTFLADFYSSPHLHSLYRHTEHHLNNEQTSKYLPRDMFRESENISTFTQHKHQEKLNLNYHPSLHQQEKKASVEASSDDQPTDLSLPKSVHKQTAKAPGSSLSHSSMAQQEGKGISPFQAASSQAVSLDCNPKACRVSPMAMTAPKKHSELLHRSGKQQAQRLENLRKMEGMVHPIIGRRTSPQTIGAARPLKRSLEDLDKVISEKKIRAVSPLHLSKETSAKEKVPDAEGEGSKPLHGLHSGSVLESHKFPLSAPIFPGLYPGTLCTGLNNRLPPGYSHPLQYLKNQTVLSPLMQPLALHSFMVQRQFLTSPTNSQQLYRHLAAATPVGSSYGDLLHNSIYPLAAINPQAAFPPSQLSSVHPSTKL
- the ARID5B gene encoding AT-rich interactive domain-containing protein 5B isoform X1, translating into MPPPCCCSPQWVGAPCGSHGPYVFYRAFRFQRRGGGGRARVLSLGDFFFVRCRAEEPACIAELQLLWEERTSRQLLSSAKLYFLPEDTPQGRTSDHGEDEVIAVSEKVTVKLEDLAKWAQSDFSKWKCGFRAEPVKPMDVGKNGQKEALMRYRQSTLNSGLNFKDILKEKADLGEDDEDSNLLILSYPQYCRYRSMLKRIQDKPSSILTDEFVLALGGIAVTSKNPQIFYCRDTFDHPTLIENESICDEFAPNLKGRPRKKKPCPQRRDSLNGIKDSNNNSESKAVAKVKCEAKSALPKPKSNNSNCKKGSSEDKSKIAVGEECRADEQAFLVALYKYMKERKTPIERIPYLGFKQINLWTMFQAAQKLGGYETITARRQWKHIYDELGGNPGSTSAATCTRRHYERLILPYERFIKGEEDKPLPPVKPRKQDNSSQEGEVKTKVSGTKRIKNENQKSKKEKDNAQKPQDASEVSSEQEKDQESADQKNFPEHPTAGEMKQPVQGPPSLVPEAARPLPLEKTDLTENSSNSEKAKEDVPHSSSFSSVSVPPEEDTMLDATVTKRMHPSADALEDSKLEQRIHKTFNESLESEPSEMPFTAFPVQLPAQSDMEDDKLPEMADYIANCTVKVDQLGNEDIHNALKQTPKVLVVQNFDMFKEKELPGSMNEDSTFGYTPLLYSKGNPGIMSPLAKKKLLSQVSGAALSCSYPYGSPPPLISKKKLSSRDELSSSISQGPHIPNSDPIAINRPSVIQHVQSFKTKEERKSINDVFKHDMLSKPDPQRCDFSKHHLGSLAESYVPKTDIQDCKDKMSEKRALQHSHVPTFLADFYSSPHLHSLYRHTEHHLNNEQTSKYLPRDMFRESENISTFTQHKHQEKLNLNYHPSLHQQEKKASVEASSDDQPTDLSLPKSVHKQTAKAPGSSLSHSSMAQQEGKGISPFQAASSQAVSLDCNPKACRVSPMAMTAPKKHSELLHRSGKQQAQRLENLRKMEGMVHPIIGRRTSPQTIGAARPLKRSLEDLDKVISEKKIRAVSPLHLSKETSAKEKVPDAEGEGSKPLHGLHSGSVLESHKFPLSAPIFPGLYPGTLCTGLNNRLPPGYSHPLQYLKNQTVLSPLMQPLALHSFMVQRQFLTSPTNSQQLYRHLAAATPVGSSYGDLLHNSIYPLAAINPQAAFPPSQLSSVHPSTKL